The following are encoded in a window of Sphaerisporangium siamense genomic DNA:
- a CDS encoding sugar ABC transporter substrate-binding protein, with amino-acid sequence MKFGKIAAATATTAVLAIGVAACGGSEEPAQSQAPQASASASSGPKFAGQKLTVWRLGTANDVQTKYMTDLNAKFKEQTGADVVTQYIPWPDAQKKWTAALAGGEGPDVTEFGNDQVAAWVAQDALTDITEVVKSAPDFQQIPQNLWGYETIDGKIYAAPWGGGTRAVLYRKDWFDELGIQPPKTWDELVAAGKKIVEKKGKDVDGFAFNGGSDANMSLSPFVWSAGGDFAVSEGGKWVGKLTEPAFKEGFQFYTDLVAKNALSGKGRLSDDSADIAQRFAAGKVGMYVTGGWDITTIKEQSKGKVSEDKMAFFSLPNKEGTGPAPAFQGGNDIAVWKDAKNPELAAEYVKLAAGKEFGTRYAKDGGLLPLYPEALAEYASDPIQAPFAETFKVAKGFPADPNWAEANDTKAVLQNAARSVIEGKKDVDKALADANSELETILNQS; translated from the coding sequence GTGAAATTCGGAAAGATCGCTGCCGCGACGGCCACGACCGCCGTTCTAGCCATTGGAGTCGCCGCGTGTGGTGGCAGCGAGGAGCCCGCGCAGTCGCAGGCCCCGCAGGCGTCCGCCTCCGCGTCGTCGGGCCCGAAGTTCGCCGGTCAGAAGCTGACCGTGTGGCGGCTCGGCACGGCCAACGACGTCCAGACGAAGTACATGACCGACCTGAACGCCAAGTTCAAGGAGCAGACGGGCGCGGACGTCGTCACCCAGTACATCCCCTGGCCTGACGCCCAGAAGAAGTGGACGGCCGCGCTCGCGGGCGGCGAGGGCCCCGACGTGACCGAGTTCGGCAATGACCAGGTCGCCGCGTGGGTGGCCCAGGACGCGCTGACGGACATCACCGAGGTCGTCAAGTCCGCTCCGGACTTCCAGCAGATCCCGCAGAACCTCTGGGGTTACGAGACCATCGACGGCAAGATCTATGCCGCGCCGTGGGGGGGCGGCACCCGCGCCGTCCTGTACCGCAAGGACTGGTTCGACGAGCTCGGCATCCAGCCGCCCAAGACCTGGGACGAGCTGGTGGCCGCGGGCAAGAAGATCGTGGAGAAGAAGGGCAAGGACGTCGACGGCTTCGCCTTCAACGGCGGCTCCGACGCCAACATGTCCCTCTCGCCGTTCGTCTGGTCCGCGGGCGGCGACTTCGCCGTCTCCGAGGGCGGCAAGTGGGTCGGCAAGCTCACCGAGCCCGCCTTCAAGGAAGGCTTCCAGTTCTACACCGACCTGGTCGCCAAGAACGCCCTGTCGGGCAAGGGCCGCCTCAGCGACGACTCGGCGGACATCGCCCAGCGCTTCGCCGCCGGCAAGGTCGGCATGTACGTGACCGGTGGCTGGGACATCACCACCATCAAGGAACAGAGCAAGGGCAAGGTCAGCGAGGACAAGATGGCGTTCTTCTCGCTGCCGAACAAGGAGGGCACGGGCCCGGCCCCGGCGTTCCAGGGCGGCAACGACATCGCCGTCTGGAAGGACGCCAAGAACCCCGAGCTCGCGGCCGAGTACGTGAAGCTGGCCGCCGGCAAGGAGTTCGGCACCCGCTACGCCAAGGACGGCGGCCTGCTGCCGCTGTACCCCGAGGCCCTCGCCGAGTACGCGAGCGACCCGATCCAGGCGCCGTTCGCGGAGACCTTCAAGGTCGCCAAGGGCTTCCCGGCCGACCCGAACTGGGCCGAGGCCAATGACACCAAGGCCGTGCTGCAGAACGCGGCGCGCTCGGTCATCGAGGGCAAGAAGGACGTCGACAAGGCCCTGGCCGACGCGAACTCCGAGCTCGAGACGATCCTGAACCAGTCGTAA
- a CDS encoding carbohydrate ABC transporter permease: MAQTSTIARGGGESSAPARRRSPKAPRRGRGLPDWAVPYAFLLPGLLVIAVLLLYPLYQMIDMSFHKVGLRQIRPNPQPAEFVGLQNYTDVFKSELFWTSLRNTVVFAAVTVALTLLLGTLVGLLLHRLGKKMSTFLVIGIMAAWATPPTATAMIWKWLFDSDAGVANWMLNQLPDWLSNALFGRSDWSGQPWLNDAITIYTVLVVAVVWASFPFIAVSVLAGLKAIPSELYEAARVDGSSPFRTFRKITFPLLKPIFSVLLVLSIIWDFKVFTHLYVLAGGTTNRDAFNLPIWAYTEAFSAPPKMGFGAAISVVLTVIMLIITAVYVRQIVRTEEL, from the coding sequence ATGGCGCAGACGTCAACCATCGCCCGGGGCGGAGGAGAATCCTCCGCCCCGGCGCGGCGCCGTTCTCCGAAGGCGCCGCGCCGGGGCCGCGGACTGCCCGACTGGGCCGTCCCTTACGCGTTCCTGCTGCCGGGGCTGCTGGTCATCGCGGTGCTGCTGCTGTACCCGCTGTACCAGATGATCGACATGTCCTTCCACAAGGTGGGACTGCGGCAGATCCGGCCCAACCCCCAGCCCGCCGAGTTCGTGGGCCTGCAGAACTACACGGACGTGTTCAAGTCCGAGTTGTTCTGGACCTCGCTGCGCAACACCGTGGTCTTCGCCGCGGTCACCGTCGCGCTCACCCTCCTGCTGGGTACGCTGGTCGGGCTGCTGCTGCACAGGCTCGGCAAGAAGATGTCGACCTTCCTGGTCATCGGCATCATGGCCGCCTGGGCGACCCCGCCCACGGCCACGGCCATGATCTGGAAATGGCTGTTCGACTCCGACGCCGGCGTGGCGAACTGGATGCTGAACCAGCTTCCCGACTGGCTCTCGAACGCGCTGTTCGGCCGGTCGGACTGGTCGGGCCAGCCCTGGCTCAACGACGCCATCACCATCTACACGGTGCTGGTCGTGGCGGTGGTCTGGGCCTCGTTCCCGTTCATCGCGGTCTCGGTGCTGGCGGGCCTCAAGGCGATTCCCTCAGAGCTGTACGAGGCCGCCCGCGTGGACGGCTCGTCGCCGTTCCGGACGTTCAGAAAGATCACCTTCCCGCTGCTGAAGCCGATCTTCTCCGTCCTGCTCGTGCTGTCCATCATCTGGGACTTCAAGGTCTTCACGCACCTGTACGTGCTGGCCGGCGGCACGACGAACAGAGACGCGTTCAACCTGCCGATCTGGGCCTACACCGAGGCGTTCAGCGCGCCTCCGAAGATGGGCTTCGGCGCCGCCATCTCGGTCGTCCTGACCGTGATCATGCTCATCATCACGGCCGTGTACGTGCGGCAGATCGTGCGGACGGAGGAGCTGTGA
- a CDS encoding carbohydrate ABC transporter permease has product MNPQSTKRIKAGGLNAAAIVIFLFAVFPVYWMVATAFKPNDEIFTTRFIPFPLAPTMEHVSRVLTKGVAGHSIWQYLFNSAVVALGTVLIGAIFALLAATAVARFRFRFRTSFLILLLVVQMVPAEALTIPLFLMIKRLGMYDQLVGLIILNMGFTLPFAIWMLRTFVAAVPKELEEAAAIDGASRFVTFWKVLFPLVAPGLVATSIFSFITAWNEFVFALTLINDQGKYTMPVALQYFSSQRSTDWGGIMAASTLMTIPVIVFFLFVQRRMVSGLVAGAVKG; this is encoded by the coding sequence ATGAACCCCCAGAGCACGAAGCGGATCAAGGCGGGCGGCCTGAACGCGGCCGCGATCGTGATCTTCCTGTTCGCGGTGTTCCCCGTCTACTGGATGGTCGCCACCGCGTTCAAGCCCAACGACGAGATCTTCACGACCCGGTTCATCCCCTTCCCTCTCGCGCCCACCATGGAGCACGTCTCCCGGGTGCTGACCAAGGGCGTGGCCGGTCACTCCATCTGGCAGTACCTGTTCAACAGCGCCGTCGTCGCCCTCGGCACGGTACTGATCGGCGCGATCTTCGCCCTGCTCGCGGCCACCGCCGTGGCGCGCTTCCGCTTCCGGTTCCGCACCAGCTTCCTCATCCTGCTGCTGGTCGTGCAGATGGTGCCGGCGGAGGCGCTGACGATCCCGCTCTTCCTCATGATCAAGCGTCTCGGCATGTACGACCAGCTCGTCGGCCTGATCATCCTGAACATGGGCTTCACGCTGCCGTTCGCGATCTGGATGCTGCGCACCTTCGTCGCCGCGGTGCCCAAGGAACTGGAGGAGGCGGCCGCCATCGACGGCGCCAGCCGCTTCGTCACCTTCTGGAAGGTGCTCTTCCCGCTGGTGGCGCCGGGTCTCGTGGCGACCAGCATCTTCTCGTTCATCACCGCGTGGAACGAGTTCGTCTTCGCGCTGACCCTGATCAACGACCAGGGCAAGTACACGATGCCCGTGGCGTTGCAGTACTTCAGCAGCCAGCGGTCGACGGACTGGGGTGGCATCATGGCCGCCTCGACGCTGATGACCATCCCGGTCATCGTCTTCTTCCTGTTCGTGCAGCGGCGCATGGTCTCCGGACTGGTCGCGGGCGCCGTCAAGGGCTGA
- a CDS encoding glycoside hydrolase family 3 protein, whose protein sequence is MSEFSAGASSQSEFSVDGDRGLERLAAGTLLAAFPGTTAPDWILRELADGLGGVTLFGFNVEAPEQLAALSRQLRDAGDPVISLDEEGGDVTRLAYHVGSPYPGNAALGAVDDVELTRRVYRAIGDDLARCGVNLDMAPDADVNTADDNPVIGTRSFGSDTDLVSRHTVAAIAGLQQACVAACVKHFPGHGATRQDSHLEIPVVDVPREVLWERELAPFRAAIAAGTKSIMTAHVRVPFLTGPDPATLSASALTELLRGELGFDGVVITDALDMHAITKSVGLAGGAVLSLAAGSDLLCLGPLPTREDIQEVKAGIVRAVREGRLPLARLEEAAERTARLRSWFTQPPEEPRDGNVIGLTAARRAVKVSGTAAPLVNPFVVEVDTPPTIAVGDVPWGFAPWLPDAEIARVKPDGADATTLLERAIGRSLVIVVKDAHRHQASQDIVSALIAGRPDATVVEMGLPIWRPPAATYIATYGAARANAQAAAELFTG, encoded by the coding sequence ATGTCTGAGTTCTCCGCGGGCGCGTCCTCGCAGAGCGAGTTCTCTGTGGACGGCGATCGAGGTCTGGAACGCCTCGCGGCCGGAACGCTGCTCGCGGCCTTCCCCGGCACCACCGCTCCCGACTGGATCCTCCGTGAACTCGCCGACGGCCTCGGCGGGGTCACGCTGTTCGGATTCAACGTCGAGGCGCCCGAGCAACTGGCCGCCCTGTCCCGGCAACTCCGCGACGCGGGCGACCCGGTCATCTCCCTGGACGAGGAAGGAGGCGACGTCACCCGGCTCGCCTATCACGTCGGCAGCCCTTACCCGGGCAACGCGGCGCTCGGCGCCGTCGACGACGTCGAGCTGACCCGCCGGGTGTACCGCGCGATCGGCGACGACCTCGCACGCTGCGGTGTCAATCTGGACATGGCACCCGACGCGGACGTCAACACCGCCGACGACAACCCGGTCATCGGCACCCGTTCGTTCGGGTCCGACACCGACCTGGTGTCGCGGCACACCGTGGCCGCCATCGCGGGCCTGCAGCAGGCGTGCGTGGCGGCCTGCGTCAAGCACTTCCCGGGGCACGGCGCGACCCGGCAGGACTCCCACCTGGAGATCCCCGTGGTCGACGTGCCCCGCGAGGTTCTCTGGGAGCGCGAGCTGGCGCCGTTCAGGGCCGCGATCGCGGCGGGCACGAAGTCGATCATGACTGCCCACGTGCGCGTTCCCTTCCTGACCGGACCGGACCCCGCCACGCTCTCGGCCTCCGCGCTGACCGAGCTCCTCAGGGGCGAGCTCGGGTTCGACGGCGTCGTGATCACCGACGCCCTCGACATGCACGCGATCACCAAGAGTGTGGGCCTGGCCGGCGGCGCGGTCCTCTCGCTGGCCGCCGGGTCCGACCTTCTCTGCCTCGGCCCGCTGCCGACCCGCGAGGACATCCAGGAGGTCAAGGCCGGGATCGTGCGGGCCGTCCGCGAAGGACGGCTGCCGCTCGCGCGCCTGGAGGAGGCCGCCGAGCGCACCGCGCGCCTGCGCTCCTGGTTCACCCAGCCCCCCGAGGAGCCGAGGGACGGCAACGTGATCGGCCTGACCGCCGCCCGCCGCGCGGTCAAGGTGTCCGGCACGGCCGCCCCGCTGGTCAACCCGTTCGTGGTCGAGGTCGACACCCCGCCCACGATCGCCGTCGGCGACGTCCCGTGGGGGTTCGCCCCCTGGCTGCCGGACGCCGAGATCGCCCGGGTCAAGCCCGACGGCGCCGACGCGACCACTCTGCTGGAACGAGCCATCGGCCGTTCGCTCGTCATCGTGGTCAAGGACGCCCACCGCCACCAGGCGAGCCAGGACATCGTCTCGGCGCTGATCGCCGGGCGTCCGGACGCGACCGTCGTCGAGATGGGCCTGCCGATCTGGCGCCCGCCGGCGGCGACCTACATCGCGACCTACGGCGCGGCCCGCGCCAACGCCCAGGCCGCCGCGGAGCTGTTCACCGGCTGA
- a CDS encoding PstS family phosphate ABC transporter substrate-binding protein: MGYLVDALGRLVDFLGGAGPVVFGIVLLVAAPFLDRLIVRRKRLGFRVLYNSKIGIGPERLHDGADPSDSGPRQLRQVVRLLDRMSVVVIRIRNSGSYDIEPDDFQKPLSFTFGGRVVWNARISEASTPDLREELRNSLRFFAAGDTRTGRDNLLAVRGRLTERMSRLLRAPSGQDAGEPRWYGVWLDGMSLGRGQMAKLVVVLREPVESRSDEVTKSLRHGGRLKETGLIKDEGERRRVTLPRVTGALAGVLTVVLVLSQIAQQPRQPETVVACASGELRIEGSSAFMPTMAAIAAAYKRDCPGARITTVPNGSIEALRRLDGPDGLVALADGMGEFRGRTPYTQKIAVVVFQVVVNIGVGLTTLSVEDLRKIYKGDWTDWNQVPAWRQANGGRASLPISIVGRGGESGTRRTFERYVLGGRSEPPLTSDDCKNRRSAKTGVIRCERDENVKVVQEIKNTPGAIGYADVSVLRTLRQESGGDTVVQGLSLDGQNFDPSDPAGYPFWTVEYLYSRETPEPGSLKHGFLKFVGENALAGTRVGAAGFFPCTARLCDAR, translated from the coding sequence ATGGGGTACCTGGTGGACGCGCTGGGGCGACTGGTCGACTTCCTCGGCGGCGCGGGCCCGGTGGTGTTCGGCATCGTCCTGCTGGTCGCCGCCCCGTTCCTCGACCGCCTGATAGTCCGGCGCAAACGGCTCGGCTTCCGGGTGCTGTACAACTCGAAGATCGGCATCGGGCCGGAACGGTTGCACGACGGCGCCGACCCCAGCGACTCCGGGCCCCGGCAGCTCCGCCAGGTCGTGCGCCTGCTGGACCGGATGAGCGTCGTGGTCATCCGCATCCGCAACAGCGGCAGCTACGACATCGAGCCCGACGACTTCCAGAAGCCCCTGTCGTTCACCTTCGGCGGGCGGGTGGTGTGGAATGCCAGGATCTCCGAGGCCAGCACCCCTGATCTGCGGGAGGAGCTGCGCAACAGCCTGCGCTTCTTCGCCGCGGGGGACACGAGGACCGGCCGCGACAACCTCCTCGCCGTGCGGGGACGGCTCACCGAGAGGATGAGCCGCCTGCTGCGGGCCCCGTCCGGGCAGGACGCGGGGGAGCCCCGCTGGTACGGCGTCTGGCTGGACGGCATGTCCCTGGGGCGCGGGCAGATGGCCAAGCTGGTCGTCGTCCTGCGTGAGCCGGTCGAGAGCAGGAGCGACGAGGTCACCAAGAGCCTGCGCCACGGCGGCAGGCTCAAGGAGACGGGCCTGATCAAGGACGAGGGGGAGCGGCGCCGCGTCACCCTGCCCCGGGTCACCGGCGCGCTGGCCGGCGTGCTGACCGTCGTGCTCGTGCTGAGCCAGATCGCCCAGCAGCCCCGGCAGCCGGAGACGGTGGTCGCCTGCGCGTCCGGCGAGCTGCGGATCGAGGGCTCCAGCGCGTTCATGCCGACCATGGCGGCGATCGCGGCCGCCTACAAGCGGGACTGCCCCGGCGCGCGGATCACGACCGTCCCCAACGGCTCCATCGAGGCACTCCGCCGCCTGGACGGGCCCGACGGGCTGGTCGCGCTGGCCGACGGCATGGGCGAGTTCAGGGGCCGGACGCCGTACACCCAGAAGATCGCGGTCGTGGTGTTCCAGGTGGTGGTGAACATCGGCGTCGGCCTGACCACGCTGAGCGTCGAGGACCTCCGCAAGATCTACAAGGGCGACTGGACCGACTGGAACCAGGTGCCCGCCTGGCGTCAGGCCAACGGCGGTCGCGCGTCGCTGCCCATCTCGATCGTGGGACGCGGCGGGGAGTCCGGCACCCGCAGGACCTTCGAGCGGTACGTGCTCGGCGGCCGCTCCGAGCCGCCGCTGACCTCGGACGACTGCAAGAACAGGCGTTCGGCGAAGACCGGCGTCATCCGGTGCGAGCGCGACGAGAACGTCAAGGTCGTCCAGGAGATCAAGAACACCCCCGGGGCGATCGGCTACGCCGACGTGTCCGTGCTGAGGACACTCCGCCAGGAGAGCGGCGGCGACACCGTCGTTCAGGGGCTGAGCCTGGACGGGCAGAACTTCGACCCCTCCGATCCGGCCGGCTACCCCTTCTGGACGGTGGAGTACCTGTACTCGCGCGAGACGCCCGAGCCCGGCTCGCTGAAGCACGGCTTCCTGAAGTTCGTCGGGGAGAACGCGCTCGCCGGGACGCGGGTCGGTGCCGCCGGATTCTTTCCCTGCACGGCGCGGTTGTGCGACGCGCGGTGA
- a CDS encoding ROK family transcriptional regulator, whose product MERRPGVPRLLREINDRAALELLLSSGPLTRGQIGDMTGLSKVTASQTLSRLEERGLVEVVGEQAGNRGPNAALYGVIPSSAYVAGLDVGPDSVTTAIADINGEIVAEVTVSPNGHDDPVALVHNAVVKACRSGKVALSRLKGIVIGTPGVVDPRSGDVRFSFDLPGWHEGSHQALARDLRRPVTIENDVNLAAIAERSEGAAKNVDDFVLLWVERGVGLAVVLGGRLHRGRSGTAGEIGYLPVPGVPLAGDVKALPGRLPSLAGGLQSLISAEAVADLAERQGFPGRAGAEAVRAAVEGGEAGSAFLDDLAHRLALGVASVCVVLDPSLVVLNGEVGRAGGAALTYRVEEAVARICPIRPEVVVSEVKVRPVLRGAILAALDQAREELFAS is encoded by the coding sequence ATGGAGCGACGTCCTGGCGTGCCCAGGTTGCTACGGGAGATCAACGACCGGGCCGCGCTGGAGCTGCTGCTCTCCTCGGGCCCGCTGACCAGGGGACAGATCGGCGACATGACCGGTCTGTCGAAGGTCACCGCCTCACAGACACTCTCCAGGCTCGAAGAGCGCGGCCTGGTGGAGGTCGTCGGCGAACAAGCCGGCAACCGGGGGCCCAATGCGGCCCTTTACGGAGTGATCCCATCTTCTGCCTATGTGGCAGGACTTGATGTGGGGCCCGATTCGGTGACGACCGCGATCGCCGATATCAACGGGGAAATCGTCGCCGAGGTGACGGTGTCCCCCAATGGCCACGACGATCCGGTGGCGCTCGTCCACAACGCGGTCGTGAAGGCCTGCCGTTCGGGCAAGGTGGCCCTGTCCCGCCTCAAGGGCATCGTCATCGGCACGCCCGGTGTCGTGGACCCGCGCAGCGGTGACGTGCGGTTCTCCTTCGACCTGCCCGGCTGGCACGAGGGCAGCCACCAGGCGCTCGCCCGCGACCTGCGGCGGCCCGTCACGATCGAGAACGACGTGAACCTCGCCGCGATCGCCGAGCGGTCCGAGGGCGCGGCCAAGAACGTCGACGACTTCGTCCTGCTCTGGGTGGAGCGCGGCGTCGGCCTGGCCGTCGTCCTCGGCGGCAGGCTGCACCGCGGCCGCTCGGGCACCGCGGGCGAGATCGGCTACCTGCCGGTGCCGGGCGTGCCCCTCGCCGGGGACGTCAAGGCCCTGCCGGGGCGGCTGCCGTCGCTGGCGGGCGGTCTGCAGTCGCTGATCAGCGCGGAGGCGGTGGCGGACCTCGCCGAGCGGCAGGGCTTCCCCGGCCGTGCCGGCGCCGAGGCCGTCCGCGCGGCCGTGGAGGGCGGGGAGGCCGGCTCGGCGTTCCTGGACGATCTGGCGCACCGCCTGGCGCTCGGCGTCGCCTCGGTGTGCGTCGTGCTCGACCCCTCGCTGGTCGTGCTGAACGGCGAGGTCGGCCGGGCGGGCGGCGCCGCGCTCACCTACCGCGTCGAGGAGGCGGTGGCCCGCATCTGCCCGATCCGCCCCGAGGTCGTGGTGAGCGAGGTCAAGGTCCGGCCGGTGCTGCGCGGTGCCATCCTGGCCGCGCTGGACCAGGCCCGCGAGGAGCTCTTCGCCTCCTGA